The following coding sequences lie in one Pontibacter sp. G13 genomic window:
- a CDS encoding GNAT family protein → MFQLKVDPDLELRMLSTLDAEPLFELVAANRQYLKPWIRWPDQIQSVNDALTAIIKNRNDYRVHKSLLTGIFFRGNLVGAVGLNHLDLINQKSGIGYWLGESYQGKGIMTRAVRALIRYAFIHLRMNRIEIECATNNLSSQGVPARLGFQQEGIRRQSEYVNGHFVDMVVFSLLRSEWAQQAPTTVSGHPETNL, encoded by the coding sequence ATGTTTCAATTGAAAGTCGATCCGGATCTGGAACTTCGCATGTTGTCCACTTTAGATGCCGAACCTCTCTTTGAATTGGTGGCGGCCAACCGTCAGTATCTCAAGCCTTGGATTCGGTGGCCGGATCAGATTCAAAGCGTGAACGACGCCCTCACGGCCATCATCAAAAACAGGAACGACTATCGGGTCCACAAATCACTTTTGACAGGTATCTTTTTTCGAGGGAATCTCGTGGGTGCCGTGGGACTCAACCATCTTGACTTGATCAATCAAAAGTCCGGGATCGGCTACTGGTTGGGGGAATCCTATCAGGGGAAGGGAATCATGACACGAGCAGTGAGAGCCCTTATCCGCTATGCCTTCATTCATCTTCGAATGAATCGGATCGAAATAGAATGCGCAACCAACAATCTATCTAGCCAAGGAGTCCCTGCCAGGCTTGGATTCCAACAAGAGGGAATCAGGCGACAATCAGAATATGTAAACGGTCATTTTGTAGACATGGTCGTATTCAGCCTCCTCCGCTCCGAATGGGCACAGCAAGCCCCAACCACCGTATCGGGTCATCCAGAGACCAATCTTTGA
- a CDS encoding GNAT family N-acetyltransferase encodes MQIVQATLADLSVVADLFDQYRQWYRCDADLNGAEQYLRARMSQSESVIFLAKDKQGAGMGFTQLYPIFSSINMKRMWLLNDLFVAEEARKQGVGQGLLTAAQGHAQQTGAHSLMLETEVSNQPAQKLYEGMGWVRADGFYMYHFNV; translated from the coding sequence ATGCAAATTGTACAGGCCACCTTGGCCGATCTGTCAGTCGTCGCGGATCTCTTTGATCAATATCGGCAATGGTACCGATGCGATGCTGATCTGAACGGAGCCGAACAGTATCTTCGTGCCCGTATGTCCCAATCCGAATCCGTCATTTTTCTTGCGAAAGACAAACAGGGAGCAGGAATGGGATTCACGCAATTGTATCCCATCTTTTCTTCCATCAACATGAAACGGATGTGGCTGCTCAATGATCTCTTCGTAGCCGAGGAAGCCCGAAAGCAAGGGGTAGGACAAGGGCTTCTAACAGCCGCACAAGGCCACGCCCAACAGACGGGTGCACATTCACTGATGCTGGAAACCGAGGTATCCAACCAACCCGCGCAAAAGCTCTATGAAGGGATGGGTTGGGTCCGTGCAGATGGATTCTACATGTATCACTTCAATGTGTAG
- a CDS encoding gluconate:H+ symporter, with translation MNLIIVLLGVIALMLLILVVRLHTFLAFICVSLGVGIAVGLSPLDTVAAIQQGMGDTLGFIVLILGLGAMLGTLVADSGAAQRITGSLIEVFGMKRLQAALVLTGFVVGIPMFYNVGFVVMVPLVFSVTAMTRMPLVYVGLPMLASLSVTHGFLPPHPAPSALADAFQADIGLTMIYGIAVAIPAIIVAGPLFSRRLLHLNPSPPEAFSQPELKAPESLPSLGISLTAALMPAILMGVATVLGWWIDPTSMFGKTLAFIGNPIMAMLLSVLVAIVLLGTMQGKAMKPLMEEMAEGVKRISMIMLIISGAGALKQVLKESMVSQEIAEWLIDTPFHPLLLAWGIAAIIRVCVGSATVAGMTTAGIIAPFVASAGISPELMVLAVGAGSLMFSHVNDSGFWMFKEYFGLTVGETLRSWSIMETLVSVMGIAGIMALQFLLG, from the coding sequence ATGAATTTGATCATTGTTCTGCTGGGGGTGATTGCCTTGATGCTACTGATTCTGGTAGTGAGGCTTCATACATTTCTGGCATTCATCTGTGTATCCCTCGGAGTCGGCATCGCCGTGGGTCTATCTCCACTGGACACGGTGGCCGCCATTCAACAAGGCATGGGCGACACGCTTGGCTTCATCGTCCTCATATTGGGATTGGGCGCCATGCTCGGGACGCTGGTTGCCGACAGTGGTGCTGCCCAACGAATCACTGGAAGTTTGATCGAGGTCTTCGGGATGAAACGACTGCAAGCTGCCTTGGTATTGACGGGTTTTGTGGTCGGGATCCCCATGTTCTACAATGTGGGTTTTGTGGTCATGGTCCCACTCGTGTTTAGCGTGACAGCCATGACTCGTATGCCACTGGTGTATGTTGGGCTTCCCATGCTTGCCTCGCTGTCAGTCACTCATGGATTTCTTCCTCCTCACCCAGCTCCATCGGCCTTGGCTGACGCTTTTCAAGCCGATATAGGCCTCACGATGATCTACGGTATTGCCGTTGCCATTCCTGCCATTATCGTAGCTGGGCCCTTGTTCTCGCGCCGCTTGTTGCACCTCAACCCTTCTCCGCCAGAAGCATTCAGCCAACCAGAATTGAAGGCGCCAGAATCACTTCCGAGCCTCGGAATCAGTCTGACAGCCGCCTTGATGCCTGCCATCCTGATGGGAGTTGCCACGGTTTTGGGATGGTGGATAGATCCCACCTCCATGTTCGGAAAGACATTGGCATTTATTGGCAATCCCATCATGGCCATGTTGCTGTCAGTTCTCGTTGCCATAGTCCTGCTGGGTACGATGCAGGGAAAAGCCATGAAACCCCTGATGGAAGAAATGGCAGAGGGCGTCAAACGGATTTCCATGATCATGCTCATCATCTCCGGAGCAGGGGCGTTGAAACAAGTCCTGAAAGAAAGTATGGTCAGTCAAGAAATCGCAGAATGGCTGATCGATACGCCCTTCCATCCGCTATTGCTGGCTTGGGGAATTGCCGCAATCATCCGAGTGTGTGTGGGTTCTGCGACCGTGGCGGGCATGACTACAGCGGGGATTATTGCTCCTTTTGTGGCGAGTGCAGGTATCTCTCCTGAACTCATGGTATTGGCAGTGGGAGCGGGTTCCCTGATGTTTAGTCATGTGAATGACAGTGGATTCTGGATGTTTAAGGAATACTTTGGTCTGACAGTGGGAGAAACCCTTCGATCTTGGTCGATCATGGAAACGCTGGTATCAGTCATGGGAATTGCCGGAATCATGGCGCTTCAATTCCTATTAGGCTGA